The following proteins are encoded in a genomic region of Ovis canadensis isolate MfBH-ARS-UI-01 breed Bighorn chromosome 16, ARS-UI_OviCan_v2, whole genome shotgun sequence:
- the LOC138422030 gene encoding adrenocortical dysplasia protein homolog → MSTCSPIIPWAASHCRATGEAVCTVSRLWLHIPENDQQILSSLGPSQRAQGPEPSPSHLALQDLSLSLISSPPSSPSSSGTPALPSHLLSKENSASVSLLPPLPLAAPDPVQKGSSQPLSIICSAHGSLPPGSPRPSSIPNAPLLSCTPSLSYLGHAPSIHQAHVSSAQKPSLEFKELGLPPKTWQHSPRTRTIKGALESSCVWGPPERHPDGSAFQDAYKPPCPSLCAQVQAARLPPQLLAWALSFLMEPQPDSELTQM, encoded by the exons ATGTCG acCTGTTCTCCCATCATCCCCTGGGCTGCCTCTCACTGCAGAGCCACAGGAGAAGCTGTGTGCACTGTCTCCAGGCTATGGCTGCACATCCCTGAAAATGACCAGCAAATCCTGAGCTCTCTGGGCCCAAGTCAGAGGGCACAGGGCCCTGAGCCATCCCCTTCACACCTGGCTCTGCAGGACCTGTCGCTGAGTCTGatctcctcccctccttcctcaccCAGTTCCTCAGGAACCCCTGCCTTACCCAGCCACCTGCTGTCAAAGGAGAACAGTGCCAGCGTCAGCCTTCTACCTCCTCTGCCCTTGGCTGCTCCAGACCCAGTACAGAAGGGCAGCTCCCAGCCCCTGTCAATCATCTGCTCAGCCCACGGCTCCCTGCCCCCCGGGTCCCCACGCCCCAGCAGTATACCCAACGCCCCACTCCTGAGCTGCACCCCAAGCCTGTCATACCTTGGCCATGCCCCCAGTATACACCAGGCCCATGTAAGCAGTGCCCAGAAACCTAGCCTGGAGTTCAAAGAGCTTGGGTTACCCCCCAAGACCTGGCAGCATTCTCCAAGGACAAGAACCATCAAGGGAGCCCTGGAGTCCAGCTGTGTCTGGGGccccccagagaggcatcctgaTGGTTCTGCCTTCCAGGATGCATACAAGCCACCTTGCCCCTCCCTGTGTGCCCAGgtccaggctgccaggctccctccccagctcTTGGCCTGGGCCTTGAGCTTTTTGATGGAGCCACAGCCGGACTCTGAACTGACCCAGATGTGA